One Rhizobiales bacterium GAS188 DNA window includes the following coding sequences:
- a CDS encoding DNA processing protein → MTRSEPGFSLNAAQRLDWLRLIRSEGVGPRTFRGLLNRYGSAGAALAALPRLHRERGLSLHVCGVEEAEVELAAAARLAVAYIGIGEAAYPKALAATQDAPPLIGVRGDAAVLQRPMVAVIGSRNASALGQRFTDGLVRELGEAGFVVVSGLARGIDARAHGAALVTGTVAVLAGGHERVYPSENQPLLERLLETGAAISEMPIGWEPRGRDFPRRNRIVSGLAHGVVVIEAARGSGSLITARFAVEQGREVFAVPGFPLDPRAAGTNDLIRQGATLITSAEHVIEILAPIIAGEPDASRAPGSEDQKGFEDQKGEGREPLWEELDLFAQRSTIPSVETPEPGLEAAHPERPAGDPPLLDPADRVLAVLGASPAALDDIVRGCGLSAGAVRATLLELELAGRIARMGGDLVQLLR, encoded by the coding sequence GTGACGCGATCCGAGCCCGGCTTCTCGCTGAACGCGGCGCAGCGGCTCGACTGGCTGCGACTGATCCGCTCGGAAGGCGTCGGACCGCGGACCTTCCGCGGCCTGCTCAACCGCTATGGCAGCGCCGGGGCAGCGCTCGCGGCATTGCCACGCCTGCATCGGGAACGCGGCCTGTCGCTGCATGTCTGCGGTGTGGAGGAGGCGGAAGTCGAGCTTGCCGCCGCCGCGAGGCTCGCCGTCGCTTATATCGGCATCGGCGAGGCCGCCTATCCCAAAGCGCTCGCCGCCACCCAGGACGCACCCCCGCTCATCGGCGTGCGTGGCGATGCGGCGGTGCTGCAGCGGCCCATGGTCGCCGTCATTGGATCGCGCAATGCGTCGGCGCTCGGGCAGCGTTTCACGGACGGGCTTGTCCGTGAGCTCGGCGAGGCCGGATTCGTCGTGGTCTCAGGGCTGGCGCGCGGCATCGACGCGAGGGCGCATGGCGCGGCGCTCGTGACCGGTACGGTCGCCGTTCTGGCGGGCGGCCATGAGCGCGTCTATCCGAGCGAGAACCAGCCTCTGCTCGAACGGCTTTTGGAGACGGGCGCGGCGATTTCGGAAATGCCGATCGGCTGGGAACCGCGCGGGCGCGATTTTCCAAGGCGCAACCGCATCGTCTCCGGCCTTGCCCATGGGGTGGTGGTGATCGAGGCGGCACGCGGCTCGGGATCGTTGATCACGGCGCGCTTCGCGGTCGAGCAAGGCCGCGAAGTGTTCGCCGTGCCGGGTTTCCCCCTCGATCCGCGCGCAGCGGGCACTAATGACCTGATCCGGCAGGGTGCGACGCTCATCACCTCTGCCGAACATGTGATCGAGATCCTCGCTCCGATCATCGCAGGCGAGCCCGATGCCTCGCGAGCGCCCGGCTCGGAGGACCAGAAAGGCTTCGAAGACCAGAAGGGGGAGGGGCGGGAGCCGCTCTGGGAGGAGCTCGACCTGTTCGCCCAGCGCTCGACCATCCCGTCCGTCGAGACGCCGGAGCCGGGCTTGGAAGCCGCCCATCCGGAGCGACCAGCCGGAGATCCCCCGCTGCTCGATCCGGCAGATCGCGTCCTCGCCGTGCTCGGAGCCTCGCCGGCCGCGCTCGACGACATCGTGCGGGGCTGTGGCCTCTCCGCCGGTGCGGTGCGCGCCACGCTTCTCGAGCTGGAGCTCGCCGGACGCATCGCCCGCATGGGCGGCGATCTCGTGCAGCTCCTGCGTTAG
- a CDS encoding 2OG-Fe(II) oxygenase superfamily protein codes for MRAHRVAAMIAEMVMSAGAVTAGGFAYAKSRRAKLYRELADRVARIAATTPLLLPASRQSTLPSFADRLIFLRDFLPEAAFAQLKAEAERLVAPERSFVPAHKKGGTVAYETLIASAPAIVSCYHSQDLTAFVSRLVGAKVQPTPISDQSSLSLLFYDKPGDHIGWHYDHNFYRGRHFTLLLALDNQGRAANGLSHAELKARIGGQERGVATPPNTMVVFEGARVSHKVTPILEGERRLVLSMTYCADPRAYWWQGVTRRIKDTAFYGIRALWT; via the coding sequence ATGCGGGCGCATCGAGTGGCCGCGATGATTGCCGAAATGGTGATGAGCGCCGGAGCCGTGACGGCCGGCGGATTTGCTTACGCGAAGAGCCGGCGCGCCAAGCTCTACCGGGAGCTGGCGGATCGCGTGGCGCGCATCGCCGCCACGACGCCGCTGCTGCTTCCAGCTTCCCGGCAGTCGACATTGCCGAGCTTCGCGGATCGGCTGATCTTTCTGCGGGATTTTCTCCCCGAGGCCGCCTTCGCACAGCTCAAGGCCGAGGCCGAACGTCTCGTCGCTCCCGAGCGCAGCTTCGTGCCGGCCCACAAGAAAGGCGGGACCGTCGCCTATGAGACCTTGATCGCCAGCGCGCCGGCGATCGTCTCCTGCTATCACTCGCAAGATCTCACGGCATTCGTCTCGCGCCTCGTCGGCGCCAAGGTCCAACCGACGCCGATCTCCGATCAGAGCTCGCTATCCCTGTTGTTCTACGACAAGCCAGGCGATCATATCGGGTGGCATTACGACCATAATTTCTATCGGGGGCGGCATTTCACCTTGCTGCTCGCGCTCGACAATCAGGGTCGCGCCGCCAACGGCTTGAGCCATGCCGAGCTCAAGGCGCGGATCGGCGGGCAGGAGAGGGGGGTAGCGACACCCCCGAACACGATGGTGGTCTTCGAGGGCGCGCGCGTCAGTCACAAGGTGACGCCGATCCTCGAGGGCGAGCGCCGCCTTGTGCTCAGCATGACCTATTGCGCGGATCCGCGGGCCTATTGGTGGCAGGGCGTCACACGCCGCATCAAGGACACGGCCTTTTACGGGATCAGGGCGCTCTGGACCTGA
- a CDS encoding putative holliday junction resolvase: MPGNIVEIEALLTLPRHARLMGLDLGSKTIGLALSDVERSIASPLETIMRSKFTKDVGRLLELAARHGVAGLVIGLPRNMDGSEGPAAQSARSFARNLAPMTELLLAFWDERLSTAAVTRMLIEADRSRARRNELVDKLAASYILQGALDRLRHMRAAASD, encoded by the coding sequence ATGCCGGGCAACATCGTCGAGATCGAGGCATTGCTGACCTTGCCGCGCCATGCCCGGCTGATGGGGCTCGATCTCGGCTCGAAGACGATCGGGCTTGCGCTCTCCGACGTCGAGCGCAGCATCGCGTCGCCGCTCGAGACGATCATGCGCAGCAAATTCACCAAGGATGTCGGCCGGCTCCTCGAGCTTGCGGCCCGGCATGGCGTCGCCGGTCTCGTCATCGGCCTGCCGCGCAACATGGACGGCTCGGAAGGGCCTGCCGCGCAATCGGCGCGCTCCTTCGCCCGCAATCTCGCGCCGATGACCGAACTGCTTCTCGCCTTCTGGGATGAGCGTCTCTCGACGGCTGCCGTGACGCGCATGCTGATCGAGGCCGACAGATCGCGTGCCAGGCGCAACGAGCTGGTCGACAAGCTCGCCGCCTCCTACATCCTGCAAGGCGCCCTCGACCGGCTCAGGCATATGCGAGCCGCCGCCTCCGACTAA
- a CDS encoding putative acyl-CoA dehydrogenase has translation MTIHGFATHEVFNQTPPLVDVNLAALDAPLIGAVQAFGEAGDGEALLAHGAKLGTGEHLDLGRVANENPPQLKPFDARGNRQDYVEFHPAYHELMQQSIGAGLASSTWDKLPGEPSSPPGKLAGVGHVARSAKHYVSAGVEAGHLCPVTMTHAGVAALGAAPGHLASLLPLIRSRRYDPSFKPFWEKSGATLGMGMTEKQGGSDVRANTTQAVPVGRDEYEITGHKWFMSAPMCDAFLVLAQAPGGLTCFLMPRFRPDGQLNALRLQRLKNKLGNRSNASSEVEFTDAFAWRIGEEGRGVPTIIEMVQLTRLDCVSSSAGLMRMGLAHAVHHARHRTVFQRKLVDQPAMHATLADLALSVEASVAISLRLAQAFDRMSRNPEDAAYARLVTPSVKFSVCKTAPGFLYEAMECLGGNGYVEESPLPRLYREAPVNAIWEGSGNIMALDVLRAAGREKEAARAVIADLQRQTQDLPGARTAAKQIEAGFASPEAEAGSRRLTQQLAALATAAALSQCAPVAIAEAYARTRLASEPAMLGTAELGEARHELIERALPAG, from the coding sequence GTGACCATTCACGGATTTGCGACCCATGAGGTGTTCAACCAGACGCCGCCCTTGGTCGACGTCAACCTCGCGGCGCTCGATGCTCCGCTCATCGGGGCCGTGCAGGCTTTCGGCGAGGCGGGCGACGGCGAGGCGCTTCTCGCCCATGGGGCGAAGCTCGGCACCGGCGAGCATCTCGATCTCGGCCGGGTCGCCAATGAGAACCCGCCCCAGCTCAAGCCCTTCGATGCGCGGGGCAACCGCCAGGATTATGTGGAGTTCCATCCGGCCTATCACGAATTGATGCAGCAGAGCATCGGGGCGGGGCTTGCATCCTCGACCTGGGACAAGCTGCCAGGCGAGCCGTCATCGCCGCCCGGCAAGCTCGCAGGCGTTGGGCATGTGGCGCGTTCGGCCAAGCACTATGTCAGCGCCGGCGTCGAGGCCGGCCATCTGTGCCCGGTGACCATGACGCATGCCGGCGTCGCGGCGCTGGGCGCCGCGCCCGGGCATCTCGCTTCGCTGCTGCCGCTGATCCGCTCGCGCCGCTACGACCCGTCCTTCAAGCCGTTCTGGGAGAAGAGCGGCGCGACCTTGGGCATGGGCATGACCGAGAAGCAGGGCGGCAGCGATGTGCGCGCCAACACCACCCAGGCCGTGCCGGTCGGCCGGGACGAATATGAGATCACCGGCCATAAATGGTTCATGTCGGCGCCGATGTGCGATGCCTTCCTGGTGCTCGCCCAGGCGCCTGGCGGGCTCACCTGTTTCCTGATGCCGCGCTTCCGCCCCGACGGACAGCTCAACGCCTTGAGACTGCAGCGCCTGAAGAACAAGCTCGGCAACCGCTCCAACGCCTCCTCCGAAGTCGAGTTCACGGACGCCTTCGCCTGGAGGATCGGCGAAGAGGGGCGCGGCGTGCCGACCATCATCGAGATGGTGCAGCTGACGCGCCTCGACTGCGTCAGCTCCTCGGCCGGGCTGATGCGCATGGGTCTCGCGCACGCAGTACATCACGCGCGCCATCGCACCGTTTTCCAGAGGAAGCTCGTCGATCAGCCCGCCATGCACGCGACCCTCGCCGATCTCGCGCTCTCGGTCGAAGCTTCGGTCGCCATCTCGCTGCGCCTGGCGCAGGCCTTCGACCGCATGAGCCGCAACCCTGAGGACGCAGCCTATGCGCGGCTCGTTACGCCTTCTGTCAAATTCTCGGTCTGCAAGACCGCGCCGGGCTTCCTCTACGAGGCGATGGAGTGCCTCGGCGGCAATGGCTATGTCGAGGAAAGCCCCCTGCCACGCCTTTATCGGGAGGCGCCCGTGAATGCGATCTGGGAAGGTTCGGGCAATATCATGGCGCTCGACGTGCTGCGTGCCGCCGGCCGCGAGAAGGAGGCGGCGCGCGCCGTGATCGCCGATCTGCAGCGCCAGACGCAGGATCTGCCCGGCGCCCGCACAGCCGCCAAACAGATCGAAGCTGGTTTCGCCTCGCCGGAGGCGGAAGCAGGCTCGCGCAGGCTGACGCAGCAGCTTGCCGCGCTCGCGACCGCCGCGGCACTGTCGCAATGCGCGCCAGTTGCGATCGCGGAGGCTTACGCACGTACGCGCCTTGCAAGCGAGCCTGCCATGCTGGGCACCGCCGAGCTCGGCGAGGCGAGGCATGAGCTCATCGAGCGGGCTCTGCCGGCGGGCTGA
- a CDS encoding dihydroorotase, producing MADAPLSTSNGEEAILLVNARLVDPDAGRETRGGVLVTNGVIADLGAHLSAESGPNSALVIDCRGQVVAPGIVDLQAFIGEPGAEHRETLASASRGAAAGGVTTLICRPDTDPVIDDPAIVDFVLRRARADSAVRIHPCAALTKGLAGREMTEIGLLKEAGAVAFGDAHRSVMNAQVMRRAMVYARDRDAIVSHFTQDANLAAEGVMNEGEFASRLGLPAIPKVAETIMLERDLALVRLTGVRYHAMLISCAESVEAVRRAKEEGLAVTCSVSVNHLTLNEGDVGNYRTFLKLSPPLRSEEDRLALVAGLAEGVIDAIVSDHDPQDVETKRQPFAESADGAIGLETMLAAALRLVHSGEIGLPRLMRALSAGPASVYRLPEASLRRGACADLIVFDPDEPWVVDPAKLASPCKNTPFDEARMQGRVLATLVGGKIVHAVAGSLRGL from the coding sequence ATGGCTGACGCGCCTCTTTCCACCTCGAACGGGGAGGAGGCGATCCTGCTCGTCAATGCCCGCCTCGTCGACCCCGATGCCGGGCGCGAGACGCGTGGCGGCGTTCTGGTCACGAATGGCGTGATCGCCGATCTCGGCGCGCATCTCTCGGCCGAATCGGGACCAAACAGCGCCCTCGTCATCGATTGCCGCGGCCAGGTCGTTGCGCCCGGCATCGTGGATCTCCAGGCCTTCATCGGCGAGCCCGGTGCCGAGCATCGCGAGACGCTCGCCTCTGCGAGCCGCGGGGCGGCGGCGGGCGGCGTCACCACCTTGATCTGCCGGCCGGACACGGATCCGGTGATCGACGATCCGGCGATCGTCGATTTCGTGCTGCGTCGGGCGCGCGCCGATTCGGCCGTGCGCATCCACCCTTGCGCCGCCTTGACCAAGGGTCTCGCCGGACGCGAGATGACCGAGATCGGCCTGCTCAAGGAGGCTGGCGCGGTCGCCTTCGGCGATGCCCATAGAAGCGTCATGAACGCGCAGGTGATGCGCCGCGCCATGGTCTATGCGCGCGACCGCGACGCCATCGTCTCCCATTTCACCCAGGACGCCAATCTCGCCGCCGAAGGCGTCATGAATGAAGGGGAATTCGCGAGCAGGCTCGGCCTTCCCGCTATCCCGAAGGTGGCCGAGACCATCATGCTGGAGCGGGACCTGGCCTTGGTCCGGCTCACGGGTGTGCGCTACCACGCGATGCTGATCAGCTGCGCCGAATCGGTCGAAGCCGTCCGTCGCGCCAAGGAGGAGGGGCTTGCGGTCACCTGTAGCGTGTCCGTCAACCACCTGACCTTGAACGAAGGCGATGTCGGGAATTACCGCACCTTCCTCAAATTATCGCCGCCGCTGCGCTCGGAGGAGGATCGCCTGGCGCTGGTCGCGGGCCTCGCCGAGGGCGTGATCGATGCGATCGTCTCCGATCATGATCCGCAGGATGTCGAGACCAAGCGCCAGCCCTTCGCCGAATCGGCGGACGGGGCGATCGGTCTCGAGACCATGCTCGCCGCGGCGCTGCGCCTCGTCCACTCCGGCGAGATCGGGCTGCCGCGCCTGATGCGCGCTTTGTCGGCGGGTCCTGCTTCGGTCTATCGCCTGCCGGAGGCGAGCCTCAGGCGCGGCGCCTGCGCCGACCTGATCGTCTTCGATCCCGATGAGCCCTGGGTCGTCGATCCGGCAAAGCTCGCCTCGCCTTGCAAGAACACGCCCTTCGACGAGGCGAGGATGCAAGGGCGCGTCCTCGCCACGCTGGTCGGAGGCAAGATCGTGCATGCCGTTGCGGGCTCGCTGCGAGGCCTTTAG
- a CDS encoding aspartate carbamoyltransferase (manually curated), with the protein MNGRSFYPHRHLLGMDGLSRPDIEALLDTAGDYVALSRQVEKKAATLRGRTQINLFFEPSTRTQSSFEIAGKRLGADVMNMSVSSSSVKKGETLLDTAATLNAMRPDIIIVRHHAAGAVNLLARKVDCSVVNAGDGAHEHPTQALLDALTIRRAKGRIEGLVVAICGDILHSRVARSNIICLAALGAVVRIVGPSSLLPTGIERFGVEVFTDMRAGLKGADIVMMLRLQRERMNGSFLPSVREYFRYFGLDREKLALAKPDALVMHPGPMNRGVEIASDVADGAQSLIREQVEMGVAVRMAVLEALARHLPNG; encoded by the coding sequence ATGAACGGACGATCCTTTTACCCTCACCGCCATCTTCTCGGGATGGACGGGCTTTCGCGCCCGGACATTGAAGCCCTGCTGGACACGGCGGGGGATTATGTCGCGCTGTCGCGGCAGGTGGAGAAGAAGGCTGCGACCTTGCGCGGACGCACCCAGATCAACCTGTTCTTCGAGCCCTCGACGCGCACCCAATCCTCCTTCGAGATCGCCGGCAAGCGGCTCGGCGCCGACGTCATGAACATGTCGGTGTCCTCGTCCTCGGTGAAGAAGGGCGAGACGCTGCTCGATACGGCGGCGACCCTGAACGCCATGCGCCCGGACATCATCATCGTGCGCCATCACGCGGCCGGCGCCGTCAATCTCCTGGCGCGCAAGGTCGATTGCTCCGTCGTCAATGCGGGCGACGGCGCTCATGAGCACCCGACCCAGGCGTTGCTCGACGCGCTCACCATCCGTCGCGCCAAAGGCCGTATCGAAGGGCTGGTGGTGGCGATCTGCGGGGATATCCTGCATTCGCGCGTGGCGCGCTCCAACATCATTTGTCTCGCGGCGCTCGGCGCGGTGGTGCGCATCGTCGGACCGTCCTCCCTTTTGCCGACGGGCATCGAGCGTTTCGGCGTCGAGGTGTTCACCGATATGCGCGCCGGTCTGAAAGGTGCCGACATCGTCATGATGCTGCGCCTGCAGCGCGAGCGGATGAACGGCTCCTTCCTACCCTCGGTGCGGGAGTATTTCCGCTATTTCGGTCTCGATCGCGAGAAGCTCGCCCTTGCCAAACCGGACGCCCTCGTGATGCATCCAGGCCCCATGAATCGCGGCGTCGAAATCGCCTCCGACGTCGCCGACGGCGCCCAATCGCTGATTCGCGAACAGGTCGAGATGGGCGTCGCGGTGCGCATGGCTGTGCTCGAGGCTCTGGCGCGGCATCTGCCCAATGGCTGA
- a CDS encoding L-ascorbate metabolism protein UlaG, beta-lactamase superfamily produces MKITWFGHSNFRLDFAGKIVLIDPFFTGNPSFSGDRDAVTKGATHILITHGHADHIGDALVIAEKTGATVVTNYELANWLGANGLKAYEPMNTGGTVDVGGFKVTLTRAYHSSAEIEKWLRATRGEDVSKLPDSGVAIPLGHPNGIIVRAKGEPTVYHMGDTDIFSDMALIAELYRPEITMVPIGDRFTMGAETAALALHRFVKPRIAIPCHYGTFPILDQTPDSFIEAVATRGDHIKVVVPKIGEAFEG; encoded by the coding sequence ATGAAGATCACCTGGTTCGGCCATTCCAATTTCCGGCTCGATTTCGCGGGCAAGATCGTGCTGATCGACCCTTTCTTCACCGGCAATCCATCCTTCTCCGGCGACCGCGATGCGGTCACCAAAGGCGCGACCCATATCCTGATCACACATGGCCATGCCGATCATATCGGCGATGCGCTGGTCATCGCCGAGAAGACGGGCGCGACCGTCGTCACCAATTACGAGCTCGCCAATTGGCTTGGCGCCAATGGCCTCAAAGCCTATGAGCCGATGAATACGGGCGGCACTGTCGATGTGGGCGGCTTCAAGGTGACCTTGACGCGCGCCTATCACTCCTCGGCCGAGATCGAGAAATGGCTGCGCGCCACGCGTGGTGAGGATGTGTCGAAGCTACCCGATAGCGGCGTCGCGATCCCGCTCGGGCATCCGAACGGTATCATCGTGCGCGCCAAGGGCGAGCCCACCGTCTACCATATGGGAGACACCGACATCTTCTCCGACATGGCGCTGATCGCCGAGCTCTACCGGCCCGAAATCACGATGGTGCCGATCGGCGACCGCTTCACCATGGGGGCCGAGACTGCCGCCTTGGCGCTGCACCGTTTCGTCAAGCCGCGCATCGCCATCCCCTGCCATTACGGCACCTTCCCGATTCTCGATCAGACGCCTGACAGCTTCATCGAGGCGGTGGCGACGCGTGGAGACCACATCAAGGTCGTGGTGCCCAAGATCGGCGAGGCCTTCGAGGGCTGA
- a CDS encoding TIGR00645 family protein: MTKSKPELLLERMLFSARWLMAPFYLGMVLALAAVLYVFMHELISEIIRLPSMDAEQVILLALSLIDLSLAGNLLLIVILSGYENFVSKIDVVDHEDRPSWMGTVDFSGLKMKLIASIVAISAIALLRAFLPLGDLQEKMDDGRLKWMVIIHLTFVASGVFLAVMDWVASKTDDHHAPEAAAQTTASGG, encoded by the coding sequence ATGACCAAGTCCAAGCCCGAACTCTTGTTGGAGCGGATGCTGTTCTCGGCCCGTTGGCTGATGGCGCCCTTCTATCTCGGCATGGTGCTGGCGCTCGCTGCCGTCCTTTATGTGTTCATGCACGAGCTGATCAGCGAGATCATTCGACTCCCGAGCATGGATGCCGAGCAGGTGATTCTGCTGGCCCTGTCGCTGATCGATCTGTCGCTCGCCGGCAATCTGCTCCTCATCGTAATCCTGTCGGGCTATGAGAACTTCGTGTCCAAGATCGATGTCGTCGATCACGAGGACCGGCCCTCCTGGATGGGGACGGTCGACTTCTCGGGCCTCAAGATGAAGCTGATCGCCTCGATCGTGGCGATCAGCGCCATCGCCCTGCTGCGCGCCTTCCTGCCTCTGGGCGATCTTCAGGAGAAGATGGACGACGGGCGCCTGAAATGGATGGTCATCATCCATCTGACCTTCGTCGCCTCGGGCGTCTTCCTGGCGGTGATGGACTGGGTCGCCTCGAAGACCGATGATCATCATGCCCCCGAGGCTGCGGCCCAAACAACTGCTTCGGGGGGCTGA
- a CDS encoding aspartyl/glutamyl-tRNA(Asn/Gln) amidotransferase subunit C: MSVDAATVKRVAHLARIALPEEEVARMQGEINAILGFVEELSKVDIEGVEPMTSVTPMRLKQRADSVTDGGIADAIIANAPLTEDHFFLVPKVVE; this comes from the coding sequence ATGTCCGTCGACGCTGCGACCGTGAAACGCGTCGCCCATCTCGCCCGCATCGCGCTGCCCGAAGAGGAGGTGGCGCGCATGCAAGGCGAGATCAATGCCATCCTCGGCTTCGTCGAGGAATTGTCGAAGGTTGACATTGAGGGGGTCGAGCCGATGACCTCGGTGACGCCGATGCGCCTCAAGCAGCGCGCCGACAGCGTGACGGATGGCGGCATCGCCGATGCGATCATCGCCAATGCGCCGCTCACCGAGGATCACTTCTTCCTCGTGCCGAAAGTGGTGGAATAG
- a CDS encoding acyl-phosphate glycerol-3-phosphate acyltransferase, producing the protein MPMTWVELIAALIIGYGFGSIPFGVVLTRLSGGPDLRSIGSGNIGATNVLRTGKKGLAAATLIGDMLKGTLAVLVGAQLGPAGALAAAGGAFLGHLFPLWLGFKGGKGVATFLGCLLGVYWPAALSFAVVWLALAYLTRYSSLAALWASVAGVVALLAFGLVEAGLVFSLLTVVLWVKHAKNIKRLLSGQESRIGSKS; encoded by the coding sequence ATGCCGATGACATGGGTCGAGCTGATCGCAGCCCTCATCATCGGCTACGGCTTCGGCTCGATCCCGTTCGGGGTCGTGCTGACGCGGCTCAGCGGCGGCCCCGATCTGCGCAGCATCGGGTCGGGCAATATCGGGGCGACCAATGTGCTGCGCACCGGCAAGAAGGGGCTGGCGGCGGCGACCCTGATTGGCGACATGCTGAAAGGCACGCTGGCCGTGCTGGTCGGTGCCCAGCTCGGGCCGGCCGGCGCGCTGGCCGCGGCGGGCGGTGCCTTTCTCGGCCATCTCTTCCCTCTCTGGCTGGGCTTCAAGGGCGGCAAGGGCGTCGCGACCTTCCTTGGGTGCCTGCTTGGGGTCTATTGGCCTGCGGCTCTCAGCTTCGCGGTCGTCTGGCTCGCCCTTGCCTATCTGACACGCTATTCGTCGCTCGCGGCGCTCTGGGCGAGCGTGGCGGGCGTCGTGGCGCTCCTGGCCTTCGGGCTCGTCGAAGCGGGGCTTGTCTTTTCTCTTCTCACGGTCGTTCTTTGGGTGAAGCACGCCAAGAACATCAAGCGGCTTCTCTCCGGCCAGGAGAGCCGCATCGGGTCGAAATCGTGA